A window of Zingiber officinale cultivar Zhangliang chromosome 5A, Zo_v1.1, whole genome shotgun sequence contains these coding sequences:
- the LOC121979550 gene encoding transcription repressor OFP4-like yields the protein MRSYRFRLSVLLPSSWLNKLGIKGRENRRQVMEQSTGQDQASATTQTTEEQGRIANRASSYIPSKDRKEKLFCSTMNTEASPTSSAAADELPPRLKRTSQRMAKNPCAEVVSSNCHCHVSSFNGNMVRKFKELEVIPELDKLPPIVTKPAKEVHEPASNRKLIHSIRRRQSSPRIGIKQVKDYRKQSTAAQRVVTQQKKPLLESLVVMKSSANPLRDFAESMMEMIVENNVQEKNELEELLACYLSLNAQEHHEVIMKVFEHVCFVLTKMKCN from the coding sequence ATGAGGAGTTACAGGTTTAGGTTATCTGTGTTGTTGCCTAGCTCTTGGCTCAACAAGCTCGGAATCAAGGGCAGAGAAAATAGGAGGCAAGTGATGGAGCAATCCACAGGGCAAGACCAAGCTTCAGCAACAACACAAACCACGGAAGAACAAGGCCGCATCGCCAACAGAGCCTCCTCCTACATCCCAAGCAAAGACAGAAAGGAAAAGCTTTTCTGTTCCACGATGAACACCGAGGCATCACCCACTAGTTCGGCTGCTGCCGACGAGTTACCTCCTAGATTGAAGCGCACATCGCAAAGAATGGCTAAGAACCCATGTGCTGAGGTCGTCTCTTCCAACTGCCACTGTCATGTGTCTTCTTTCAACGGCAACATGGTGAGGAAGTTTAAGGAACTGGAGGTGATACCGGAGCTTGACAAGCTGCCACCAATTGTAACAAAGCCAGCGAAGGAAGTGCACGAGCCGGCATCCAACAGAAAACTAATTCACTCAATCAGGAGGCGGCAAAGCTCACCAAGGATTGGAATCAAGCAGGTGAAGGATTACAGGAAGCAGAGCACAGCAGCACAAAGGGTAGTCACGCAGCAGAAGAAGCCCCTATTGGAAAGCTTGGTGGTGATGAAGTCATCTGCAAATCCTTTGAGAGACTTTGCAGAGTCCATGATGGAGATGATCGTGGAGAATAATGTCCAGGAAAAAAATGAGTTGGAGGAGCTGCTAGCCTGCTACCTGTCACTGAATGCCCAAGAACACCATGAAGTCATCATGAAGGTTTTTGAGCATGTCTGCTTTGTTCTTACCAagatgaaatgcaactga